A DNA window from Hordeum vulgare subsp. vulgare chromosome 1H, MorexV3_pseudomolecules_assembly, whole genome shotgun sequence contains the following coding sequences:
- the LOC123438999 gene encoding uncharacterized protein LOC123438999: MAKLAAVSRSVFRFTNETMRIVMVTVIGVVLGFFIGISFPSVSITKLHFPSSFVSYIEERNSGLSTQALLNHAWDSVRNARENTSEPNTNTTLKIYVPTNPKGAERLAPGIVVPDTDFHLRRLWGDPSEDLPFKPKYLVTFTVGYAQKENINRAVKKFSDNFAILLFHYDGRVTEWDEFEWSKRAIHVSVSKQTKWWYAKRFLHPDIVAAYEYIFIWDEDLGVDHFNAEEYLKLVKKNGLDISQPGLEPDRGLTWQMTKRRGDREVHKETEERPGWCANPHLPPCAAFVEIMAPVFSREAWRCVWHMIQNDLVHGWGLDFALRKCVEPAHEKIGVVDSQWIVHQVVPSLGNQGKAERGKPAWEGVRARCRKEWGMFKTRMAEAEKAYYKTMGITPPNSTFV; the protein is encoded by the exons ATGGCGAAACTCGCAGCTGTCAGTCGCAG CGTGTTTAGATTTACGAACGAAACCATGAGGATTGTTATGGTAACGGTTATTGGGGTGGTCCTTGGCTTCTTCATTGGAATCTCATTTCCATCGGTGAGCATAACAAAG CTACACTTCCCTTCCAGCTTTGTCTCATACATAGAGGAGAGGAACTCTGGGCTCTCGACCCAAGCTTTACTTAATCATGCCTGGGATTCTGTCAGAAATGCAAGGGAGAACACTTCGGAACCAAATACAAACACTACTTTAAAG ATTTATGTCCCAACAAACCCCAAGGGTGCAGAGAGGCTAGCACCAGGCATTGTTGTGCCAGATACCGACTTCCATCTGCGCAGGTTGTGGGGAGACCCAAGTGAG GACCTGCCATTCAAACCAAAGTACCTTGTGACTTTCACTGTTGGATATGCGCAGAAAGAAAACATAAACAGAGCAGTGAAGAAG TTTTCTGACAATTTTGCTATCCTGTTATTCCACTATGATGGGCGTGTGACCGAATGGGACGAATTTGAGTGGTCAAAGCGAGCCATCCATGTTAGTGTCAGTAAACAAACTAAATG GTGGTATGCCAAAAGATTCTTGCACCCTGACATTGTGGCGGCCTACGAATACATATTCATCTGGGATGAAGACCTTGGGGTGGATCATTTCAACGCAGAGGA GTACCTCAAACTTGTTAAGAAAAATGGTCTGGATATCTCCCAGCCCGGCTTAGAACCTGACCGAGGACTAACTTGGCAGATGACCAAAAGAAGAGGTGACCGAGAGGTCCACAA GGAGACAGAGGAAAGGCCAGGCTGGTGTGCTAACCCTCATCTTCCACCTTGTGCTGC GTTTGTTGAAATAATGGCTCCAGTCTTCTCAAGGGAGGCATGGCGATGCGTATGGCATATGATTCAG AATGATTTGGTTCATGGATGGGGTCTTGACTTCGCGCTCAGGAAATGCGTGGAG CCTGCTCATGAGAAGATCGGAGTCGTCGATTCCCAGTGGATCGTTCACCAGGTGGTTCCTTCTCTTGGGAACCAG GGCAAGGCGGAGCGCGGGAAGCCGGCGTGGGAAGGGGTGAGGGCGCGGTGCCGGAAGGAGTGGGGCATGTTCAAGACGAGGATGGCGGAGGCCGAGAAGGCCTACTACAAGACGATGGGCATCACCCCTCCAAACTCCACATTTGTCTAG